One region of Halomicrobium sp. LC1Hm genomic DNA includes:
- a CDS encoding PstS family phosphate ABC transporter substrate-binding protein, with the protein MTRESARLSDLVSRRKFVAAAGSAGAAAVAGCSESGGSGDGDSADGGSGGEASSGDGSTATDSDGSESGGGGGMDTSVLTGDGSSTVFPITNTAASYWNSNPEAGDGDYWPSEWAEEYGTDMRLADYFASEYGYEATGERSSPPYRVSIALSHSGTGIEGVMEGRVDIGDASSSAASELGEDAEGLDGFVDHVVGVDGQPIVVSPEIADAGVEQITIDDLRGMYKGEITNWSEVGGPDKDILALGRAEGSGTDTAFRNNVYGDPDEPISPDQRFGQNQQLQQAVGQADNAIAYIALAFVEPDGNTPPIGLEIDGTVYEYGKNLGAQEYPLSRDLHAYTYEDTSRKEAAFINFCLSDFGQEIFVAGNNYFKLPADRLEAQREKVAASKYE; encoded by the coding sequence ATGACACGCGAGTCAGCGCGACTGTCTGATCTGGTATCACGGCGGAAATTCGTCGCGGCGGCGGGCTCGGCTGGGGCCGCCGCTGTGGCAGGGTGCAGCGAGAGCGGAGGCAGTGGCGACGGCGACAGCGCCGACGGAGGCTCCGGCGGCGAGGCGTCGAGCGGTGACGGCTCGACCGCCACGGACTCCGACGGCTCGGAGAGCGGCGGCGGCGGTGGGATGGACACGAGCGTCCTGACGGGTGACGGTTCCTCGACGGTGTTCCCGATCACGAACACCGCGGCGAGCTACTGGAACTCCAACCCCGAGGCCGGTGACGGGGACTACTGGCCCTCCGAGTGGGCCGAGGAGTACGGCACCGACATGCGGCTCGCCGACTACTTCGCCTCGGAGTACGGCTACGAAGCGACCGGCGAGCGATCTAGCCCACCGTACCGCGTCTCGATCGCCCTCTCTCACTCCGGGACCGGGATCGAGGGCGTCATGGAGGGCCGCGTCGACATCGGCGACGCGAGTTCCTCGGCCGCGTCCGAACTCGGGGAGGACGCCGAGGGGCTCGACGGGTTCGTCGACCACGTCGTCGGCGTCGACGGCCAGCCGATCGTCGTCAGTCCCGAGATCGCCGACGCGGGCGTCGAGCAGATCACGATCGACGACCTTCGGGGCATGTACAAGGGCGAGATCACGAACTGGAGCGAGGTCGGCGGCCCGGACAAGGACATTCTCGCGCTCGGTCGCGCAGAGGGTTCGGGGACCGACACCGCCTTCCGGAACAACGTCTACGGCGACCCCGACGAGCCGATCAGCCCCGACCAGCGGTTCGGTCAGAACCAGCAGCTCCAGCAGGCGGTCGGACAGGCCGACAACGCCATCGCCTACATCGCGCTGGCGTTCGTCGAACCCGACGGCAATACGCCGCCGATCGGTCTGGAGATCGACGGCACCGTCTACGAGTACGGCAAGAACCTCGGTGCTCAGGAGTATCCCCTCTCTCGGGACCTCCACGCGTACACCTACGAGGACACGTCCCGGAAGGAAGCGGCCTTCATCAACTTCTGTCTGAGCGACTTCGGACAGGAGATCTTCGTCGCCGGTAACAACTACTTCAAGCTGCCAGCCGACCGCCTCGAAGCACAGCGCGAGAAGGTCGCAGCCTCGAAGTACGAATAG
- the mutS gene encoding DNA mismatch repair protein MutS, which translates to MDAALGPPEKMAERADELTPMMRQYYELCRAYDDSLVLFQVGDFYEAFCGAAERVARLCEITLTKREDSTGQYAMAGAPIDNAESYVETLLDAGYRVAIADQVEDPDAVSGVVDRAVTRIITPGTLTEDELLDSPDNNYVAALTADGRRYGLALLDVSTGDFYATSADAVDAVADEVGRFAPAEAIVGPGVDVDGDRVFDTAAMVTPYDESVFAFEDAADRVRTYFGDPDALLADDLEVRACGALLEYAEYTRGGGAGTSDEIADDGGGQLTYLTHLTRYDPREYMLLDAVALDSLELFERRAVRGHEGRTLVDTVDETACALGRRRLGDWLRRPLLDADRIERRHEAVAELVEGLQRRERLHELLTAVYDLERLISRVSRGRANARDLRSLAATLAVVPDVREQLADADSALLADLYEGLDPLTDVREEIEAAICPDPPQEVTEGDVIREGYDDDLDALRETEQSGKRWIDDLEINERERTGIDSLKVGHNSVHGYYIEVTDPNLDSVPDDYERRQTLKNSERFVTPELKEREEEIVRAETAADDLEYELFCEVRAAIAAEAERVQALADRLATLDVLVSFGEVAATHDYCRPSVGGDAIDVTAGRHPVVERAEESFVPNDARLTPDAFFTILTGPNMSGKSTYMRQIALLCVLAQAGSFVPAREASLPIVDRVFTRVGASDDIAGGRSTFMIEMTELADILQGATSDSLILLDEVGRGTSTADGLAIARAVTEHVHDEIGAYTLFATHHHELTAVADELPGVHNRHFETRHDGDDVVFEHSVAPGAAAASYGIEVAALAGVPDSVVERSRTLLASEGERSEPSERASGEGRPVSSEDERSESSDAENGAATQPSAPASEPPSASTDGHAAVEAAIGDESRPDADPLRERLARLDVATMTPIEAMNALARLQDDIAD; encoded by the coding sequence ATGGACGCGGCGCTGGGACCTCCCGAGAAGATGGCCGAGCGGGCCGACGAGCTGACGCCGATGATGCGCCAGTACTACGAGCTCTGTCGGGCCTACGACGACTCGCTGGTCCTGTTCCAGGTGGGTGACTTCTACGAGGCCTTCTGCGGTGCCGCCGAGCGGGTCGCCCGGCTCTGTGAGATCACGCTGACCAAGCGCGAGGACTCGACCGGACAGTACGCGATGGCCGGCGCCCCCATCGACAACGCCGAGAGCTACGTCGAGACGCTGCTTGACGCCGGCTACCGCGTCGCCATCGCGGACCAGGTCGAAGACCCCGACGCGGTCAGCGGCGTCGTCGACCGGGCGGTGACGCGGATCATCACGCCGGGGACCCTGACCGAGGACGAACTGCTGGACTCACCGGACAACAACTACGTCGCCGCGCTGACGGCCGACGGCCGCCGCTACGGGCTGGCGCTGCTCGACGTGTCGACGGGCGACTTCTACGCGACCAGCGCCGACGCCGTCGACGCCGTCGCCGACGAAGTGGGCCGGTTCGCACCCGCGGAGGCGATCGTCGGCCCCGGCGTCGACGTGGACGGGGATCGGGTCTTCGACACCGCGGCGATGGTGACGCCGTACGACGAGTCGGTGTTCGCCTTCGAGGACGCCGCCGACCGAGTGCGGACGTACTTCGGTGATCCGGACGCGCTGCTGGCCGACGACCTGGAGGTGCGAGCCTGCGGCGCGCTGCTGGAGTACGCCGAGTACACCCGCGGGGGCGGTGCGGGCACGAGCGACGAGATCGCAGACGACGGCGGCGGGCAGCTGACGTATCTCACACACCTCACGCGCTACGATCCTCGCGAGTACATGCTGCTCGACGCGGTCGCACTCGACAGCCTCGAACTGTTCGAGCGCCGGGCGGTGCGGGGCCACGAGGGACGCACGCTGGTCGACACCGTCGACGAGACCGCCTGCGCGCTCGGCCGGCGACGGCTTGGCGACTGGCTGCGCCGCCCGCTGCTGGACGCCGACCGGATCGAGCGCCGTCACGAGGCGGTCGCCGAGCTGGTCGAGGGACTCCAGCGTCGCGAACGACTCCACGAACTGCTCACGGCGGTGTACGACCTCGAACGACTGATCTCGCGCGTCTCTCGCGGTCGGGCGAACGCGCGAGACCTGCGCTCGCTCGCCGCCACGCTGGCCGTCGTGCCGGACGTGCGCGAGCAGCTGGCAGACGCCGACAGCGCCCTGCTCGCGGACCTCTACGAGGGGCTGGACCCGCTGACGGACGTGCGCGAGGAGATCGAGGCGGCGATCTGTCCGGACCCGCCCCAGGAAGTCACCGAGGGCGACGTGATCCGCGAGGGGTACGACGACGACCTCGACGCGCTGCGCGAGACCGAGCAGTCGGGCAAGCGGTGGATCGACGACCTGGAGATCAACGAGCGCGAACGCACCGGGATCGACTCGCTGAAGGTCGGGCACAACTCCGTCCACGGCTACTACATCGAGGTGACCGACCCCAACCTCGACAGCGTCCCCGACGACTACGAGCGCCGCCAGACGCTGAAAAACTCGGAGCGCTTCGTCACGCCCGAGCTCAAGGAGCGCGAAGAGGAAATCGTCCGCGCCGAGACGGCCGCCGACGACCTCGAATACGAACTGTTCTGCGAGGTCCGGGCGGCGATCGCGGCCGAGGCCGAGCGCGTGCAGGCGCTGGCCGACCGCCTGGCGACGCTGGACGTGCTCGTGTCCTTCGGCGAGGTGGCGGCGACCCACGACTACTGCCGACCCAGCGTCGGCGGGGACGCCATCGACGTGACGGCCGGCCGCCACCCCGTTGTCGAGCGCGCCGAAGAGTCGTTCGTTCCCAACGACGCCCGCCTCACTCCGGACGCGTTTTTCACGATCCTCACCGGCCCCAACATGAGCGGCAAGTCCACCTACATGCGCCAGATCGCGCTCCTCTGCGTGCTGGCACAGGCCGGGAGCTTCGTCCCCGCCCGTGAGGCGAGCCTGCCGATCGTCGACCGCGTGTTCACCCGCGTCGGCGCGAGCGACGACATCGCTGGCGGGCGCTCGACGTTCATGATCGAGATGACCGAACTCGCCGACATCTTGCAGGGCGCGACCAGCGACTCGCTGATCCTGCTGGACGAGGTCGGCCGCGGGACCTCGACGGCCGACGGGCTCGCCATCGCCCGCGCCGTCACCGAACACGTCCACGACGAAATCGGGGCCTACACGCTCTTTGCCACCCACCACCACGAGCTGACGGCCGTCGCCGACGAACTGCCCGGCGTCCACAACCGCCACTTCGAGACGCGCCACGACGGCGACGATGTCGTCTTCGAGCACAGCGTCGCCCCCGGCGCGGCCGCGGCGTCCTACGGGATCGAGGTCGCGGCCCTGGCTGGCGTGCCCGATTCGGTGGTCGAGCGATCCCGGACGTTGTTGGCAAGCGAGGGCGAACGGAGTGAGCCCTCGGAACGAGCGAGCGGGGAGGGACGACCCGTGAGCAGCGAGGACGAACGGAGTGAGTCCTCGGACGCCGAAAACGGCGCGGCGACCCAGCCGTCGGCCCCGGCGAGCGAACCGCCGTCGGCGTCGACCGACGGCCACGCCGCAGTCGAGGCGGCGATCGGTGACGAGAGCAGACCCGACGCCGATCCGCTCCGCGAGCGGCTGGCACGGCTGGACGTGGCGACGATGACGCCCATCGAGGCGATGAACGCGCTCGCCCGACTCCAGGACGACATCGCGGACTGA